One Cardiocondyla obscurior isolate alpha-2009 linkage group LG16, Cobs3.1, whole genome shotgun sequence genomic region harbors:
- the LOC139108855 gene encoding cytochrome P450 9e2-like, whose amino-acid sequence MVLIFTVLLIILVVIAVLKPLSKVHDILTYWNNKKVPYVPSLTSISVNWKTFLGYITFTDLCEYLYQYCPNAKYVCAMIFNTPTIIIGDHRLIQDVCVKDFEYFEDHSFLVDENIEPVVGKSLFSLRGDRWREMRNTLSPVFTTSKMKFMFELINKCSQNYVNYLVEHPELCQTVQTKEIFQRFSNDVIAITNYGVSVNSMKNPDNELYAKGSKASKLSFGFLASIKFVFLYLCPWLAKLMGVAFFPLTTTNFFKRFVTEIIEERKERNIIRQDLIHSLMQTQEKNDRVHKIGMDDIVSQAFNFFFASIDLTSKLMCFVAHELAVHQDIQDRLREEVQRHFTESDEISYKSLMKMNYMDMVVTEILRKYPPLPFIDRLCIKKYELPPAQPGCENIIVEPGDSIIFPVYSLHHDPKYFAEPEKFDPDRFNEKNKGNILQYTYLPFGVGPRKCIALRFVLMKTKVLIAHLLQRFTLKTVDKTLEPIAFSKKEFILSSANGFWISLEKREA is encoded by the coding sequence ATGGTTTTGATTTTTACCGTACTACTGATAATTCTGGTTGTCATTGCCGTTTTGAAACCATTATCAAAAGTGCATGATATACTTACTTATTGGAATAATAAGAAAGTACCTTACGTGCCGAGTTTAACATCCATATCAGTGAACTGGAAAACGTTTTTAGGCTACATCACATTCACTGATCTGTGCGAATATTTGTACCAATACTGTCCGAATGCCAAATATGTCTGTGCCATGATTTTCAACACGCCTACAATTATCATAGGAGATCACCGGCTAATACAGGATGTCTGCGTGAAGGATTTCGAATATTTTGAAGACCATAGTTTTCTCGTCGACGAAAACATAGAACCAGTAGTCGGCAAAAGCTTATTCTCCTTGCGCGGAGATCGTTGGAGGGAAATGAGAAATACTCTGAGCCCAGTCTTTACCACCAGTAAGATGAAATTTATGTTCGAACTGATAAATAAGTGCTCTcaaaattacgttaattacttAGTCGAGCATCCGGAGCTCTGTCAAACCGTGCAAACAAAGGAGATTTTTCAACGATTCAGTAACGACGTAATTGCGATAACGAATTACGGCGTGAGCGTAAATTCTATGAAGAATCCTGATAACGAGTTGTACGCGAAAGGATCGAAGGCAAGCAAACTTTCATTTGGATTTCTCGCATCGATTAAGTTTGTATTTCTGTACTTGTGTCCGTGGCTAGCTAAATTAATGGGTGTCGCTTTTTTCCCATTGACCACGACCAACTTTTTCAAAAGATTTGTGACAGAAATCATTGAGGAGCGAAAGGAGCGAAATATTATCAGGCAGGATTTGATACACTCATTGATGCAGACTCAGGAAAAAAATGACCGAGTGCACAAAATTGGGATGGACGACATCGTCTCGCAAGCCTTCAACTTCTTCTTCGCCAGCATTGATTTAACTTCGAAGCTGATGTGCTTCGTGGCTCACGAATTAGCCGTTCATCAGGATATACAGGATCGTCTGCGCGAGGAAGTGCAACGGCATTTCACCGAGAGCGACGAGATCTCTTACAAGTCGTTGATGAAAATGAATTACATGGACATGGTGGTCACAGAGATCCTCAGAAAGTATCCACCGCTGCCCTTCATCGACAGactttgcattaaaaaatacgaacTGCCTCCGGCGCAGCCAGGCTGCGAAAATATAATCGTCGAACCCGGtgattcaattatatttcccgTTTATTCTTTACATCACGATCCAAAATATTTCGCGGAACCGGAAAAGTTTGATCCTGACAGATTCAACGAGAAGAACAAGGGCAACATTTTACAATATACTTATTTACCGTTCGGTGTCGGACCTAGAAAGTGCATCGCCCTTCGATTTGTTCTTATGAAGACTAAAGTCCTGATAGCTCATCTCCTGCAAAGGTTCACTTTAAAGACTGTAGATAAAACCTTAGAGCCAATTGCATTCTCTAAAAAGGAATTTATATTGTCATCCGCTAACGGATTCTGGATTAGTTTAGAAAAGAGGGAAGCATGA
- the LOC139108853 gene encoding cytochrome P450 9e2-like, whose product MHSRSDTMNPPSISREKVYTCCAKCVRVYNVLRRARRTNSFLIGDLIHVTMASTFALLVISLVVIGVLKLLSVLYNTLTYWKNKGLPRDPSILLSWKVFLGYKSFVDFSDYLYYTIPKAKYMGTIDFTQPAIVLRDVDLMREIMVKNFDYFPDHRSFVDESVEPLFGKNIFSLRGDRWREMRNTLSPSFTASKMKFMFELISKCSHDFVNYLVDHPELCQSMETKDAFRRYTNDVIATAAFGINVNSMEDRDNEFYVRGIQATQFPSGMWVTIKFAMLRGLPWLSKKLGLSFFPAITTTFFRKVVGETISTRREQKIVRPDMIHLLMQARDKVGEDKLTLDDIVSQAFIFFFAGFDTSSTLMCFAAHELAVHQDIQERLYKEVLEHLAEGNGEITYESMTKMTYMDMVLNEALRKYPPVVMLDRLCAKRFELPPAAPGYKSVIVEPENSLLFPIYSLHHDPKYFPNPQKFDPERFSEENKDKIVPYSYLPFGEGPRKCIGNRFVLMETKMLLAHLLQKFTLKMVDKTEEPVVFSKKEFTLKPVGGFWIGLEKRKA is encoded by the coding sequence ATGCACAGTCGCAGCGATACTATGAATCCCCCTTCCATCTCGCGCGAAAAAGTATATACGTGTTGCGCAAAATGCGTACGAGTTTACAACGTTCTACGCCGCGCGCGGCGAACCAACTCGTTTTTAATCGGTGATCTCATTCACGTCACGATGGCTTCAACCTTCGCGCTGCTGGTGATTTCTCTCGTCGTTATCGGCGTGCTGAAACTTCTTTCGGTATTATATAACACTCTCACCTACTGGAAGAATAAGGGCTTACCACGCGACCCGTCTATTTTATTGAGCTGGAAAGTGTTCTTGGGTTACAAGTCTTTCGTTGACTTTTCCGACTACTTGTACTATACCATCCCGAAAGCCAAATACATGGGCACAATAGACTTTACTCAGCCCGCGATAGTCTTGCGCGACGTCGACCTGATGAGAGAGATTATGGTGAAGAATTTCGACTACTTCCCGGACCACCGCTCGTTCGTCGACGAAAGCGTGGAGCCGCTGTtcggaaaaaatattttctcccTGCGCGGCGATCGCTGGCGAGAAATGAGAAACACGCTAAGTCCCTCGTTCACCGCCAGCAAGATGAAGTTCATGTTTGAACTGATATCAAAGTGCTCTCACGACTTCGTCAATTACCTGGTCGATCATCCGGAGCTCTGCCAGTCGATGGAAACGAAGGACGCTTTCAGGCGATACACCAACGACGTAATAGCCACGGCCGCGTTCGGTATAAACGTAAACTCCATGGAAGATCGCGACAACGAGTTTTACGTGAGAGGTATACAGGCTACGCAGTTCCCTTCTGGCATGTGGGTAACGATAAAGTTCGCGATGTTACGCGGGCTGCCGTGGTTATCCAAAAAGTTAGGCTTATCCTTCTTCCCGGCGATCACGACCACGTTCTTCAGGAAAGTCGTAGGAGAAACTATCAGCACGCGGCGAGAACAAAAAATCGTCAGGCCGGATATGATACACTTATTAATGCAGGCTCGCGACAAAGTCGGCGAAGATAAATTGACGCTGGACGACATCGTCTCGCAGGccttcatcttcttcttcgcTGGTTTCGACACGTCTTCTACGTTGATGTGCTTCGCCGCGCACGAACTGGCGGTTCATCAGGATATACAGGAACGTCTTTACAAGGAAGTGCTGGAGCATCTCGCCGAAGGAAACGGTGAGATCACCTACGAATCGATGACGAAGATGACTTACATGGATATGGTGCTCAACGAGGCTCTCAGGAAGTATCCACCGGTAGTTATGCTCGATAGACTTTGCGCAAAGAGATTCGAGCTGCCTCCGGCTGCACCGGGTTACAAAAGCGTAATCGTCGAGCCCGAGAACTCGTTGTTATTCCCGATTTATTCCTTACATCACGATCCAAAATACTTCCCGAACCCGCAGAAGTTCGATCCCGAGAGATTTAGCGAGGAGAACAAGGACAAAATCGTACCGTATAGTTATTTACCGTTCGGCGAGGGGCCTAGAAAGTGCATCGGCAATCGATTTGTTCTTATGGAAACTAAGATGCTGCTGGCTCACCTTTTGCAAAAATTCACCTTGAAAATGGTTGATAAAACGGAAGAGCCAGTTGTGTTCTCCAAAAAAGAGTTTACGTTGAAACCGGTTGGCGGATTCTGGATCGgtttggaaaaaagaaaggcatAA